The region ACCAAAGATAGGAAATTTGTAGGGCTTTATTCTATACAATCCATAAGATATAGCTTAGaaaccctctattttttttttccctttggagtcTATCACTATCCTttcagtgatggagatgcaaggattactcaaagcccaaatatttgaaagctatgagaggcccagagggactacaccaagctaactcctgcaagaaaggagaaagctggTGCAGCCCTGAGCTCGGTCATGTCTCATCTTCTGTGGTAGTATCCAGACCTTGGCCATGTAACAAGCTGAATATAGTattaaaagaagtacagaaaggagtgtgtgaacaggacagaaaatgatctcagtgttTCCTACTAATGAATCAGGACAtctttgctgtttccagcatgtgctgttttcagcacataatgttcccattctgtgcacttaaggcttttgccctttgtgcattCCCTATTCTAAACAGGCCCCTGTGTTCCCAAAGGAGCCCCTTCTTGGTTCCTATGCaactggttgttttgtttttcttatggtctCTCAAGGATTCTCCATCTCAGCACTATTGTtttaggccagataattctttgttgtgtgggacTGTCCATAGATTGCAGGGTGTTTAGcaacttctacccactagatgccagtagttccTCACCCCCCGCCCAAAGTTGTAGCAACCATTACTGTCTTCAGATATTGGCAAAGGTCTCCTGGGTAGCAAAGTACCCCTGGTTAAGAACCGTTCTTCTGTCTCTACTTACCTTTCTCCATACACTGGCTcttcttttcagccttttcttatAGAAGAAATGCACACTTTTCTTACTCACAGACACTGTgtgatagtttttgttgttgttcttatttaGACATGATTGAGTAGGTTACTTATGAATATTCGAAATTATGAGATTAAGCACCTGGTATATGTCATTCAAATGTGTTAACCATTGCTATTAATTTTATCAGGAGATATTGAGCCTatatataaaacctttaaaagcagactttaaaccTCAAATACCTATGCCTAGAGtgtttaactcttttttcctcttaatttctgaCTTATTTGTGTTCACAACTAAGGCAAGCAAGCTGTGGGAAAAGACAGTtgcattaatttttctctttattttgccagaaatgttaagtcttaactaattccaacgtttccatgaaaactgaattttggaatttattttgcatcATTGTGGCGATATTGTTTGCAATTGTGAGATGTATGTTGCTTCTAAGTAAGGCATAAGAGatggaattataaacaaaattagagtTTTACTAAAATGGGTTCCTATGGCAAGAGtgtcatctgatttttttatattttccccagtagatgatatatttctctttcacactcaatttttcctctggtgtgtgtgtatatgtggttttgaccttttcaagacaaattgaattaaaaattaaaaacaaaatatgatgaaaagaaaagcaaagaataaaaagaaacctgcCAGTCACATTACAAAAttactgaacatgcagaaagtatttctgatctttaaaagggtttctttgttcaatttattacaCAAGGGTGCAATTTTCCCTAGATTAGATTATAAGGTGTTAATACAAAGTTGGGGTACACGATTTTACTTataatatcacaaaattttagaggtgaaggagaccccaaatttttttaatctaaccatCCCATTTTATGAGTGGAGAAATTGAGACCTAGAGAAGACAAGTGACCTCCCTGGAATTTCTAATCAGGGGTTAGTGACAGAATTCACGTAAGGATATGATTCCCAGACAGTCAGACGCGTGTTCTCTTGGTTACATCTATCAGATAATATAGAACTGTagaatcttctagaagatttagcacttattttctaatgaactaaaaaataattcaggaatgaCAGTGGAGATATGTTTAGGGATTACTGTGGCACCAACCAttgggggtgctggggagagaatattttgactggaataagCTTAATGAAAGCGATGTATGCTGCAATTCAGCGCAACtattataaagcaagaaaagcacCATCACTGCCTTCTCCCAAGTCTTTAAGACAGATCGACATGGCAGACTattaaagaaacaagattttaCCAATACATAGCATTCAATTTTTCCCCACAAAGTATCtcatgctctcattttaaaaacatttttttattaaagaacatacACAGTATTGAAAGCTTAGAGTTATTTAAGAATCAGTTATGTCTTCAAACTGCCAGTATGTTTCCAATAACTTTCTTATGTATCTTGAATACTGTGTATGTTCAACATGCCTTAAATCTTCCCGTAGCTGGTACAACTTTTCAATGTAAACATAATTCTTCTTGggttttcctcaagattttcctggtcttttttctgtgtcccctttttttgtttatggaaGTTGTATCGCTTGGCCATCGCTACAAGATCTTCTGGGACACTCTGATTTGctcttttcagaatttgaatCAATTCATTGGCAATCTTTGAATTATCTTGAGTGATAAGGGAAATTGACGTTCCAGTCTTTCCTGCTCGTCCAGTACGTCCTACTCTGTGGATATATTCTTCAATGTTTTGTgggaaatcataattatatacgtGTGTGATATCGTTAACATCAAGTCCTCGGGATACTAAATCAGTTGTAATCAATATCTtcacttttccacttttaaagtcTTCTAATGCTTCCTCTCGATCACATAGCTCTCTGTCACCATGTAGTGATTGCACAGGGAGgccttggataccaaaatcacTTGATAAGTCATCAACAACAAGTTTTCGGTTGACAAACactatgactttgtcttttggtgaCATATTCTCTAGGAATTCTTGGATAAGAGCtcgtttttctgcttctgtggtaaCGATTATATTTTGCTTCACTGTGTTTACAGCAACTAGATCCAGAGTGCCAACATAAACAATCATAGGCTCTTTCAAATAAGACTGTGCAAGTCTACGGACAGAATCTGGCCAAGTTGCACTTGTCATAACAGTCTGCCGATCTGGGCGcacatctaacaaaattttcttaatctggTGCTCAAGCCCCAGATGTAGCATTTTATCTGCCTCATCTAAGACCAAGTAGGTTATGCTTCGTAGGTCAACAAACTTATTCATTTGCAGGTCATTCAGTCTTCCAGGAGTTGCAATAATGATATCTACACTTTTGGTAATGCCTTGAATTTGTCCTTCTCTATTTCTACCACCATGTATACAAATACTTTTCAgacctttatatgaatatttagaacATTCAGCTTCCACCTGAAGAGCTAATTCTCTGGTGGGAGTGAGGACTAGCATGCCAGGTCCATTCCTTTGTTCTCTAGATATCGGTTGACCATCAAGATGAATAAACCCAGGCATTAAGTAGGACAATGTTTTGCCTGTGCCAGTTTGGGCAACTCCTATAAGATCTACTCCTTTTAAGGCAATGGGCCATGCCTGTGCCTGAATTGGTGTTGGTTTTTGAAAACCCGCCCTTGTTATGCTTTTCATAAGTTCTGTGTACGGACGGAAAGCGTCCTCAAATTCACAAGCTGGATTAGGGATGGGACGCTTCTCACCATCTTTCAAGTCATCACACATTacgttgtaattttctttcctccacttgtCTACCTGTTCTTTAGACATGGAGCTTGTAGCTTTGGATTCTGTGTAAAAGTCTTTCTTAATTGGTGGTAAATctgcccactttcttttttcccacgcCACGGCTTCTGCCTTAATACGATCCAAATCCATCAATGGCGGAGCTTCTCTGACAACGTTAACTGTGCTTACGTCTCTCCCAACAGGAGGTTGGGACGCAGCATTATCCACATCCGATTCTGAACGGtacctttcttgtcttttaataagAGTATCTATAGCTGCCTTGGCCTTTGCTTTCATATCTTTGCTGCCAAAAATTTTCACTACTGCTTCGCAATCCcccttttttatctgtattttagtgTTTGTCGAACGctgtaggtcttttatttttgacccaCCACGACCAATGACTGAGCCAACCAGGTGGTTCTCCAGTCTAAAGCAGAGTGGTGGTTCATGGGAGCCTGCGGCTCTAGGACCCAAACCGCGTGAGGGGCCATTCCaactgctgcctctgccacctctgtcATCGCAGCTGGCCCCAGGAGCTCCTGGACTACGCTCTGCCCTCTTCCAGTCCGGGACCCGGGACATTGTAGGGTAGAGGTAGTGTCGGTGCCAGCTTCTGGCCTACATACGGTCAGGAGATGCGAGAAGGTCTGGTCTGCAgcctcccactctgcaggcttTGAAGCGGCTGTTACCTAAGCAACCAGTGTttgaggctgcagaggggaggggcgTTGAATGCCTGACCAATCACGGGGCCGGGACTAGTGTGATGTAAGCAGGTGGCTGTGACGTACATTTAAAGAGGCACTCCCTCTCAGGGGCTGACCCTGCCAGCAATTACAGGACCCTGAGAGAGCGCCTTCCTAACTTTTGTGACCTGAGTGTCCAGCTCACTCTCACTCTCGTCATGATAGTTCTGGCTCAGCTTGGGGGCAACCTTGAAGCAGGCCTTAAATTTGTACACATTGAACTTTTTATAGGCCCATTAtttccataggagaaaaaaatagagttctaaaaaattaacttatttgtttgtatacttgtgtgtttatgtgtttatttgttttggtaaatttcttttGGAGTATCAACAATACTTGGTCTAGAGGAATTCATCACTCCCCTGCCCTCtagtgtaaattaaattataccatCAATGGTCTCTCAGGTACATACTCAGGGATGGCATTTTGCCTCTGATTCTTCAGCTAAACCCCAGCACTTGTCCAGGCAGTTTCCAGATATTATCACAGGGATGatggttagaagagaggcagAGTGCGGCCTGAGGGACCTTTGGGGGTGTTTTCAGCGGTTTGTCATTCTTCTCGGtgcctcttaattttttccctttccctgtggTTTCATATATTCTGAGATCTTAGCACTAGAAGGTTCTGTAGAAGTCATTTATCAGGTATAATGCAGAAGACAACCTGGCAGCAATCTGGACAGCTGGGCATCCAGCTTCTATTTGAACAATCCCAGAGGCAGGAAGCTCACTTCATTTCAAGGATGTTCATTCTTTTGTGAGGCTGTTTAATGGTCACAGAGATGATGTGCTTCCACTTGCTTCCTTAGatccttcttctgacttctgaagTTACACAGAATAGATTTCATTCTCCTTGTATCCCTGTGTATGTAAGGACCACTGTCAAATCCCGTTAGGATGTTTGTTCATCAGGGTAACATTTGAgtttcttcaacatttcttgCTATGACATAGTTTCCCAGATCCACATcatcctgttccctctgctttggaAATGTCTCAATGAGGACCTTTTCTTATGCAGCAcatagatcttaaaaaaaaaaaaaaaaaagatctgcagAAATGGCCTTACCATAAAAGTACTTTTAGGGCCTCTTCACCGAGCATGGCAGTTCTACTAAGTTGACCTAAGATCTCCTGAGACACAAAGCTGTTCGTAGTAACATAATGGGCACTTAAGTCCGTTCTTCTTCATCCTGaacttactctgttgattttttgtttttaatttgtttaactaaaagtaaactctatgtttatccttttatattcatCCCATTAAGTTTGGTCAATTGATGTAGCctattaagtttaattttagtgattattttctcatccatCATATTATCCCTAGTTTCAAATCTTCTGCCAATTTAATGttcatggcttctttctctcttcagacaAAGATGCTGATTAAAATTTGAACATGGTCCAGTATAAGATAAGAGTCTGTAACACGTTGGGAAAAACTTTCTCTATGTCAgcacttttctggaaagaaactttttgaagaaagaaaaaagggttctgtacaaatatgtttggaaaatgcAGCACCATACATTCCCTCTGATAAAGTTACCATGCTTAATAGATAGCCCCAAAGCTCTGATAATTACAAGCATTGAGATAATTAATTTCTTAACTGAAAGTTACCCAAAGGAATTGGCCAATGGACCTCCTcatcaatttttagaataaacttattctttggaatactttcaaatttacagaacagTCACACAGATAGTGTAGGggggttcccatatacccctcaacctgtttgtttcttctaatctTGTCATCTCACATTACCGTGATCTATTTGTCAAATATAGGAAATCACTATTAGTgtgttactattaactaaactagtgAATTTATACCATCAGTTTTTCAATAATGCATTTATGTTGAGATATAAACCCAGAACCATTTCTTGACTTGTGGACAGGGGCTTGTATTCCTTTGCTATAAGGTGACTagcttttactgttgttttatgtgAGTGATATGGAAGAATAGAAGAAGCCTTGAAAGTGAAGTGAAGGAAGGTCATGTTATTGGGAGAGGGGTAGCTGTAAAATTTGAGTAGAGAGCAGAGCACTTTAAGGTGAAATCCATTGTGGTGAATTACTGGGATCATACAGAACTGATAGGAGACTTTTATGGGTATTGCAAGTACAGAGAGGGATTGTGCCTTCAGTGTCATTCATTACCACCTATGATGGACCTTATCAGTTGGAAAAATTGGTTGTTATCTAATTAAGGGCCACCAGtataacattcttttcttcaaGTATCTCTACAGTAGTTTTGTCCCTTGTGTCTGAAATGTTCCCACTCAATATAAACCCCTGTGGCTTATCATGGTACTTTATTACCATGctcttgaaaaaacacaaaagtgcgATGTTGTCAGATGCTTTCGAGTGAAGTAACTGGCTAAGAGGTTCTTGTTgggcagagagacaaagaatgaAGGGACTGAGTTTCTGGTAAAGGTTAGGTAAAGTTTGTCTcaaggtaagaagaaaggtgatgtAAGGAATGACAAGAATGTGTTTAAGACAACCCAACGTTTTGTTTAGGGTGGTTCCTAGGACCTTATAGGCAACAGCAAGGTAGTAAAATACTGCAGGCAGTGAATTGGGCTAATTTTCAATAACTCTAATTTCCACAAACTCTCCTATAAATCAGTTAATTCTGCTGGCCTAAAATATTGTAGATGGGATTCCCTTagaaatactgttttatttaataaaccttcTTTGATGACCTAAGaaaaacttgactttttaaattctagttgGTGTTGATAATTATACTAATTATAGCAGATTTTACATCCATACagcactttacaatttataaataccCTTTTCAGAAATAGTCTTCTTGGGATGATatgtgagtgtacttcaaaaagttgataggaaaatagaattaaaatataaatgataatatgaatcttttcatgaaccttttgaagactcttcatataTCGGGCCATTACTCTGTTCAGAAGATGTGATATATTATGGCAAAAACTACCATGATCATTGCACATactggtgtgtttattttgtgcataGAACCATACTCATACCATAGAGTTGAAAGAAGTTGCAGCGGTGTGGGATAGCAGTCAAGAACACTGGAGCCTAAataactgggttcaaatctcacttcCACCACTTATTTTCTGTGAGTCCTTGAGCAAGTTCCAAACTTATTATGCCTTAGTTTTGCTATCTGTAGAATAGCATGCTAATACCTATCccatacacacatagagacacataTAAAGATACAGAAGTTGGTTCGTAGTAGGAACTCTCCCAGTGTCAATTATCCATGGTATAGGAATCAAAGGTGTTGAGAGACAACTACGGAGGTCACCAAATGCCTGTCCAAGGATTTCCCCAATAGAATTTCCTCTGGtccacatcaaaatgaaaaactaaggataatattttttttttcacaaatataaattcattcaatttaaattttttattttattttaacattatggccttttattttttgtaaaatatccttttaaaaatggaatgaagataacaagtgattttaaaagatttttcctagGGCAAGAAAGAGTGTAAAACTAGTGCCAGTGGCAAGTTTAGGCTTTGAAATGTTACTGGTATATGAAACCTAAGTACTTATAAGCATTGATCTAGAACATtagtatggtctgaatgtttgtgtccccccaaatttcatatgttgaaaccctaacctccaagatgatggtatgaggaggtggggcctttgggaggtgattaggtcatgagggcagagccctcatgaatgggattagtgcccttataaaagaggctcaagagagacaccttgccctttctgccatgtgaggctacAGTGAAAAGACTGCTGTGAAccaagaagcaggccctcaccaaacactgagtctgctggtgatttgatcttggacttcccagtctccagagctgtgagaaatacatttctactgtttataagcaacctagtctgtggtgttttcttatagcagcttgaacagactaagacaattagcaaacacaagTCAGGGTGCTATGAGTTGTTACTCATGGTTACAGGCTGGAGGGAGGTCTGGGTGGATGGAAACTTGAGGTAAAGGCCTATAAGGGAGTTAGGTCTGATCTGTCACTAGAGGAGGTATGAGATGAGAGATAGAAGGATGTTAAactttcaggggaaagaaaacccaatgtggccttgggggaaagttcagggaagccttcctgccttctctcctcccaccctccctccagcttatgagtaaggacttgcagtatttctctttctgtgcctgtctcatttcacttaacatttttctttaagctcattcatgttgctgtgaatggcaaaatttcattcttttttatggctgagtagtattctattgtgtataccccattttcccatccagtcatccgctgatggacatttaggttggttccatatcttgtctattataaatagagctgcgatgaacaagggagagcaggcatccctttgacatgatgatttccattcttttgggtatacactcagtagtggcattgctggatcataggatagttttatctgtagctgtttgagaaacctccatactgttttccatagtggctgtactaatttacagttccaccagcacTGTAGGGGCATTCCGCTTTCTCCATATCCTAGCCGacatttggtattctctgtcattttgataatagcctgcctaactggggtgaaaggatatctcaatgtgattttgatttacatttcagtgatgttgagcattttttcatgtacctgttggccatttgtatgtcttcctttgagaaatgcctattcagctcctttgcccatattttaattggatttttttgtttgtttgttttactgttaagttcttgtatactgttgagttccttgtatattctggatattaatcctttgtcagatgtataatttggaaatattttctcccattctgtaggttgtgatttcactctgttgattgtttcctttgctgtacaggaggagttttttagtttgatataaacccatttgtttatcttttctttggttgcttgtacttttgagatctttttcacaaagtctttgtccagacctacatcctca is a window of Cynocephalus volans isolate mCynVol1 chromosome X, mCynVol1.pri, whole genome shotgun sequence DNA encoding:
- the LOC134366726 gene encoding probable ATP-dependent RNA helicase DDX53, producing the protein MSRVPDWKRAERSPGAPGASCDDRGGRGSSWNGPSRGLGPRAAGSHEPPLCFRLENHLVGSVIGRGGSKIKDLQRSTNTKIQIKKGDCEAVVKIFGSKDMKAKAKAAIDTLIKRQERYRSESDVDNAASQPPVGRDVSTVNVVREAPPLMDLDRIKAEAVAWEKRKWADLPPIKKDFYTESKATSSMSKEQVDKWRKENYNVMCDDLKDGEKRPIPNPACEFEDAFRPYTELMKSITRAGFQKPTPIQAQAWPIALKGVDLIGVAQTGTGKTLSYLMPGFIHLDGQPISREQRNGPGMLVLTPTRELALQVEAECSKYSYKGLKSICIHGGRNREGQIQGITKSVDIIIATPGRLNDLQMNKFVDLRSITYLVLDEADKMLHLGLEHQIKKILLDVRPDRQTVMTSATWPDSVRRLAQSYLKEPMIVYVGTLDLVAVNTVKQNIIVTTEAEKRALIQEFLENMSPKDKVIVFVNRKLVVDDLSSDFGIQGLPVQSLHGDRELCDREEALEDFKSGKVKILITTDLVSRGLDVNDITHVYNYDFPQNIEEYIHRVGRTGRAGKTGTSISLITQDNSKIANELIQILKRANQSVPEDLVAMAKRYNFHKQKKGTQ